The Streptomyces sp. NBC_00691 genome has a segment encoding these proteins:
- a CDS encoding homoserine dehydrogenase gives MMRTRPLKVALLGCGVVGSEVARIMTTHADDLAARIGAPVELAGVAVRRPDKVREGIPAELITTDATALVKRGDIDVIVEVIGGVEPARTLITTAFAHGASVVSANKALLAQDGASLYAAAQEHGQDLYYEAAVAGAIPLIRPLRESLAGDKINRVMGIVNGTTNFILDKMDTSGAGYSEALDEATALGYAEADPTADVEGFDAAAKAAILAGIAFHTRVRLDDVYREGMTEVTAADFASAKEMGCTIKLLAICERAADGESVTARVHPAMIPLSHPLASVREAYNAVFVEADAAGQLMFYGPGAGGAPTASAVLGDLVAVCRNKLNGANGPGESAYTQLPVSPMGDVVTRYHISLDVADKPGVLAQVATVFAEHGVSIDTVRQQGKDGEASLVVVTHRAPDAALSGTVEALRKLDTVRGVASIMRVEGE, from the coding sequence ATGATGCGTACGCGTCCGCTGAAGGTGGCGCTGCTGGGCTGTGGAGTGGTCGGCTCAGAGGTGGCGCGCATCATGACGACGCACGCCGACGACCTCGCCGCGCGCATCGGCGCCCCGGTCGAGCTCGCCGGTGTGGCGGTCCGCCGCCCGGACAAGGTCCGCGAGGGCATCCCCGCGGAGCTGATCACCACCGACGCCACCGCCCTGGTGAAACGGGGGGACATCGACGTGATCGTCGAGGTCATCGGCGGGGTCGAGCCGGCCCGCACCCTCATCACCACCGCCTTCGCGCACGGCGCGTCCGTCGTCTCGGCGAACAAGGCGCTGCTCGCCCAGGACGGCGCGAGCCTCTACGCCGCCGCCCAGGAGCACGGCCAGGACCTCTACTACGAGGCCGCCGTCGCCGGCGCCATCCCGCTCATCCGCCCGCTGCGCGAGTCCCTCGCCGGCGACAAGATCAACCGCGTGATGGGCATCGTCAACGGCACGACCAACTTCATCCTCGACAAGATGGACACCTCCGGAGCCGGCTACTCCGAGGCGCTCGACGAGGCCACCGCCCTCGGGTACGCCGAGGCCGACCCGACCGCCGACGTCGAGGGCTTCGACGCCGCCGCCAAGGCCGCCATCCTGGCCGGGATCGCCTTCCACACGCGCGTGCGCCTCGACGACGTCTACCGCGAGGGCATGACCGAGGTCACCGCCGCCGACTTCGCCTCCGCCAAGGAGATGGGCTGCACCATCAAGCTGCTCGCCATCTGTGAGCGCGCCGCCGACGGCGAGTCCGTCACCGCGCGCGTGCACCCGGCGATGATCCCGCTGAGCCATCCGCTGGCCTCCGTCCGCGAGGCGTACAACGCGGTCTTCGTCGAGGCCGACGCCGCCGGGCAGCTCATGTTCTACGGCCCCGGCGCGGGCGGCGCTCCGACCGCCTCGGCCGTGCTCGGCGACCTCGTCGCCGTGTGCCGCAACAAGCTCAACGGGGCCAACGGCCCCGGTGAGTCCGCGTACACCCAGCTGCCCGTGAGCCCCATGGGCGACGTGGTGACGCGGTACCACATCAGTCTCGACGTGGCCGACAAGCCGGGCGTCCTCGCCCAGGTGGCGACGGTCTTCGCCGAGCACGGCGTGTCGATCGACACCGTCCGCCAGCAGGGCAAGGACGGCGAGGCCTCCCTCGTCGTCGTCACCCACCGCGCGCCCGACGCCGCCCTCTCGGGGACCGTCGAGGCGCTGCGCAAGCTCGACACCGTGCGCGGTGTCGCCAGCATCATGCGTGTTGAAGGGGAGTAA